One Candidatus Culexarchaeum yellowstonense genomic region harbors:
- a CDS encoding tRNA (guanine(10)-N(2))-dimethyltransferase, whose amino-acid sequence MSSLDNLKLKVICEGKAKLYVPDLDYYGHYVGDDEPSHAPVFYNPRMAFDRSLSVLVVNQFQSFVSENLRICDAFSGTGVRGIRYGLEVDGVDLVWFNDWNPLAVELIHKNILLNSIKPSATVSCLDARRMFFMNSSFNSRFHVIDIDPFGSPSKFIQPAIASLKDGGLMCITATDVPVLFGKYPTTCLRRYGSIPIESSFSQEIAVRILLGYISRNVSTYDFSCTPLLCYSRAHYIRIFARFNFSVDLANESMSKLGYISFCNNCLHRFVVNGILPPDVRECPNCNSKLHFSGPLWVGPLFNTEFILELRKRASTPDLTRFLDIILDECKGPPTFYVLDEISKILKTSSPRVDDILEELKSMGFFASRTHFHAKGIRTDAPSKVIFDLVRSSSS is encoded by the coding sequence TTGTCTTCACTTGATAATCTGAAGCTTAAGGTGATATGTGAGGGGAAAGCTAAACTTTATGTCCCAGACCTGGATTATTATGGCCATTACGTTGGCGATGATGAGCCATCGCATGCCCCAGTATTTTATAATCCAAGGATGGCTTTTGATAGAAGTTTATCAGTATTAGTTGTGAATCAATTTCAAAGTTTCGTCTCTGAGAATCTTAGGATTTGCGATGCTTTCTCAGGTACTGGTGTTCGTGGTATAAGATATGGTCTTGAAGTGGATGGAGTTGATCTGGTGTGGTTTAATGATTGGAATCCATTGGCTGTCGAATTGATTCATAAAAATATACTCCTTAATTCGATTAAACCATCAGCAACGGTATCCTGTTTAGATGCGAGAAGGATGTTTTTCATGAACAGCAGTTTTAATAGCAGATTTCATGTGATTGATATAGACCCATTTGGTTCTCCATCGAAGTTTATTCAGCCTGCCATAGCCTCCTTAAAGGATGGTGGGCTTATGTGTATTACTGCCACCGATGTTCCAGTATTGTTTGGTAAATATCCCACCACATGTTTGAGGAGGTATGGATCCATACCCATTGAATCCAGTTTCTCGCAGGAGATTGCCGTTAGAATATTGCTTGGATACATCTCAAGAAATGTTTCCACATATGATTTCTCATGCACTCCATTACTTTGTTATTCTAGGGCGCATTACATAAGGATATTTGCACGCTTCAATTTTAGTGTAGATCTTGCGAATGAGTCTATGTCGAAACTTGGCTACATATCCTTTTGCAATAATTGTCTTCATAGATTTGTTGTGAATGGCATACTGCCCCCTGATGTACGTGAATGTCCAAATTGTAATTCTAAACTCCACTTCTCAGGCCCCCTTTGGGTAGGTCCGCTCTTCAATACAGAATTCATATTGGAGTTAAGGAAGCGTGCCAGCACCCCTGATTTAACCCGTTTCTTGGACATCATACTTGATGAGTGTAAGGGGCCTCCAACATTCTATGTTTTGGATGAAATTTCAAAAATTCTTAAAACTTCTTCCCCAAGAGTCGATGATATTTTAGAAGAACTTAAATCCATGGGTTTCTTTGCTTCTAGAACCCACTTTCATGCTAAGGGGATTAGGACGGATGCCCCTTCAAAGGTCATTTTTGACTTGGTGCGATCTTCCTCCTCTTAG
- a CDS encoding NTPase: MIIVVTGRPGVGKSTVCLKVIDLLRGSGLRVGGVICPEIREGGVRVGFKVLDLMSGKSGLLAHVNIPSPVMVGKYYVQLKSFEDVLIDALNSALTDADVIVFDEIGPMELKSDVVLNFLSSIPKINKPILMVVHWKVVNNLRDLIKVDYKVFTVTFENRMLLPNKIFNLLVGGV, from the coding sequence ATGATTATTGTTGTAACTGGGAGGCCTGGTGTGGGTAAGTCCACTGTTTGTCTTAAGGTTATAGATTTGTTGAGGGGGAGTGGGTTAAGGGTTGGTGGAGTTATTTGTCCCGAGATTAGGGAGGGGGGAGTTAGGGTTGGTTTTAAAGTTTTGGATTTGATGAGTGGTAAGAGTGGATTATTGGCTCATGTAAATATTCCTTCCCCAGTTATGGTTGGCAAGTATTATGTGCAGTTGAAATCCTTTGAGGATGTTTTAATTGATGCATTAAATTCTGCTTTGACGGATGCTGATGTAATTGTTTTTGATGAGATTGGTCCCATGGAATTGAAGAGTGATGTGGTGTTGAATTTCCTATCTTCAATTCCCAAAATTAATAAGCCAATTCTCATGGTTGTCCACTGGAAGGTGGTTAATAATTTAAGGGATTTAATAAAAGTTGATTATAAAGTTTTCACAGTAACCTTTGAGAATAGGATGTTGCTTCCAAATAAGATATTTAACCTTTTGGTTGGAGGGGTGTAG
- the rnhB gene encoding ribonuclease HII, with protein sequence MLIAGVDEAGRGPIIGPMVIAGIMIRDEDQNKLVEIGVKDSKMLTRERRQKLYYKIVELSVDWTYQIVTPMEIDQAVQYKRRTGIGVLNKLEAEVMAKIINKLKPDVAYVDSADVDEERFRRMIMAKLTHKVEVISKHKADQIYPVVSAASIIAKVKRDSIIDEIKRIYGDVGSGYPSDPKTILFIKKCLEKGGLPDFVRRSWSTLDRVRREM encoded by the coding sequence ATGTTGATAGCTGGAGTAGATGAGGCAGGAAGAGGCCCAATAATAGGACCAATGGTAATAGCTGGAATAATGATTAGAGATGAAGACCAAAACAAACTTGTGGAAATAGGAGTAAAGGATTCCAAAATGCTTACAAGGGAGAGAAGGCAAAAACTATATTACAAAATCGTAGAGTTGAGTGTTGATTGGACATACCAGATAGTAACACCCATGGAAATAGATCAAGCAGTACAATATAAGAGGAGGACAGGGATAGGAGTACTAAACAAACTGGAAGCTGAGGTTATGGCTAAGATAATAAATAAATTGAAACCGGACGTAGCATATGTTGATAGTGCAGATGTGGATGAAGAAAGATTTAGAAGGATGATCATGGCAAAATTGACCCATAAAGTTGAAGTAATATCAAAACATAAAGCAGACCAAATATACCCAGTGGTCTCAGCAGCTTCAATAATAGCGAAAGTGAAGAGAGATTCAATAATAGATGAAATAAAAAGGATCTATGGGGATGTAGGCTCGGGATATCCAAGCGACCCCAAGACAATACTATTCATAAAGAAGTGCCTTGAAAAGGGGGGGCTACCTGACTTCGTAAGGAGAAGCTGGTCCACTCTTGATAGGGTTAGAAGAGAAATGTGA
- a CDS encoding DUF61 family protein, which translates to MHTDYRRIDRVLNLIYKSEIERINNHLPAEYKTLREIVSSNLPSIKARDGSDIIIDREDLDVLSKVLPPELHEKLKLPLVFFRRMDLGVGAYELVGGVVEAFTVLRVMGENISIDKVSLPLRLYKPHMFKLKMTIPSCVIISFGEVGSSSTEDDVKL; encoded by the coding sequence ATGCACACTGATTATAGACGTATAGATAGAGTTTTAAACTTGATTTATAAATCAGAGATTGAAAGGATTAATAATCATCTACCAGCGGAGTATAAGACTTTAAGGGAGATTGTTTCCAGCAACCTTCCATCCATTAAAGCTAGGGATGGCTCTGATATAATTATTGATAGGGAGGATCTTGATGTTCTCAGTAAAGTTTTGCCTCCAGAGTTGCATGAAAAATTGAAGTTGCCATTAGTCTTCTTTAGGAGGATGGATCTTGGGGTGGGTGCCTATGAACTTGTTGGTGGAGTAGTTGAGGCGTTCACAGTTTTAAGAGTTATGGGTGAAAATATATCTATTGATAAAGTTTCACTTCCACTTAGACTTTACAAACCTCATATGTTTAAATTGAAGATGACTATCCCAAGTTGTGTGATCATATCATTTGGTGAAGTGGGCTCCTCCTCTACTGAGGATGATGTAAAGTTATAA
- a CDS encoding fibrillarin-like rRNA/tRNA 2'-O-methyltransferase, with protein MSLTKIYEDGKFKGVYWCEFEDGSKRLATVNMVPGVRVYGEQLVSHGGVEFRVWNAFRSKLAAAILKGVSEISVKPGSYVLYLGTSTGTTISHVSDIIGSDGCVFGVEVAPRPFREFMALCERRRNIVPILSDARTPTAYRSIVPIVDGMYCDVAQPDQAKILIDNARLFLKPNGLAMLAIKARSIDVTLEPSEVYKREINYLVDGGFEIISVVHLEPYDKDHAMVVARYVGK; from the coding sequence ATGAGTTTAACCAAAATATATGAGGATGGCAAGTTTAAGGGCGTGTATTGGTGTGAATTTGAGGATGGCTCTAAGAGGCTTGCAACCGTCAACATGGTTCCAGGAGTTCGCGTGTATGGTGAGCAACTAGTCTCCCATGGTGGTGTTGAGTTTAGAGTTTGGAATGCCTTTAGAAGTAAACTTGCTGCAGCGATATTGAAGGGTGTAAGTGAAATATCCGTTAAGCCAGGTTCATATGTGCTGTATTTGGGGACTTCAACTGGCACAACAATTAGCCATGTGAGCGACATCATTGGGTCTGATGGATGCGTATTTGGAGTTGAGGTTGCTCCAAGGCCTTTCAGGGAGTTTATGGCTTTATGTGAGAGGAGAAGGAACATAGTTCCAATATTATCGGATGCCCGTACTCCAACTGCATATCGGAGTATAGTTCCAATTGTTGATGGAATGTATTGTGATGTGGCTCAACCTGATCAAGCTAAAATATTGATAGATAATGCTAGGCTCTTCCTCAAACCCAATGGTTTAGCTATGCTTGCAATAAAGGCTAGGAGTATTGATGTAACTTTAGAGCCAAGTGAAGTCTATAAGCGTGAGATAAATTATCTGGTGGATGGCGGCTTTGAGATAATAAGCGTAGTTCATTTAGAGCCGTATGATAAGGATCATGCCATGGTGGTTGCGAGGTATGTTGGGAAGTGA
- a CDS encoding C/D box methylation guide ribonucleoprotein complex aNOP56 subunit (functions along with aFIB and aL7a; guides 2'-O-methylation of ribose to specific sites in RNAs), with protein sequence MSSLEYFMVDAPFGFMLFDVDGKVLIFEPLTGDPEVIADKLFRLDNGEIVEELKSFCGKVSSSFKAGKVFFDNEKLFMMVRRLLHDFELQVDPFNPLFKRFRGSLPDIAVSQKIVSTVKDYYTFLHGISLLLSRRRLRKAVEKRDLLLAQSINAIDDLNKILNMMISRLREWYGIHFPELNSIVDDHRLYAKIVGNIGSRDKYDASSLSALGVSEPSSSKILSAAKSSIGAGFNEYDINVIMDFARNIMHLYDLKDELESYIDSVADDVCPNLKSLVGPLISARLISLAGGLDKLARLPSSTIQVLGAEKALFRALRTGTRPPKHGVIFQCQEVHGAPKWQRGKIARALAGRLAIAARVDAFSGIYVGDQLKEDLYKRIEEIKKLYPKPIKRRVEVKERGKARRRR encoded by the coding sequence ATGTCTAGTTTGGAGTATTTTATGGTGGATGCTCCATTTGGATTTATGCTATTTGACGTTGATGGGAAGGTTTTGATATTTGAACCTCTTACTGGGGATCCTGAGGTTATTGCGGATAAACTTTTTAGATTGGATAATGGTGAAATTGTTGAGGAGTTGAAGTCTTTTTGTGGTAAGGTTTCATCATCCTTTAAGGCTGGTAAAGTATTTTTTGATAATGAGAAGCTATTTATGATGGTTAGGCGGCTTTTGCATGACTTCGAATTACAAGTTGATCCTTTTAATCCACTATTTAAGAGGTTTAGGGGTTCTCTGCCTGATATAGCTGTTTCGCAGAAGATTGTTTCAACAGTTAAAGATTATTATACTTTCCTACATGGAATTTCATTACTCCTATCTAGGAGGAGGTTGAGGAAGGCTGTTGAGAAGAGGGATCTACTTCTTGCACAATCAATTAATGCCATAGACGATCTTAATAAGATACTGAATATGATGATTAGCCGTTTGAGGGAATGGTATGGCATCCACTTCCCAGAGTTAAACTCGATAGTTGATGATCATAGATTGTATGCGAAGATCGTGGGCAATATTGGTTCGAGGGATAAGTATGATGCAAGTAGCTTGTCTGCTTTAGGGGTTTCCGAACCCTCTTCTAGCAAAATATTATCTGCCGCCAAGTCGTCGATAGGAGCTGGCTTCAATGAGTATGATATTAACGTTATCATGGATTTCGCTCGGAATATAATGCATTTATACGATTTGAAGGATGAGTTGGAGAGTTACATTGATTCTGTGGCTGATGATGTGTGTCCAAATTTGAAGTCTCTTGTAGGCCCTCTTATAAGTGCTAGATTGATTTCATTGGCCGGTGGATTGGATAAGCTTGCTAGACTCCCCTCAAGTACAATTCAGGTTCTTGGTGCTGAGAAGGCTCTATTTAGAGCTTTACGTACAGGTACGAGGCCTCCTAAACATGGTGTGATATTTCAATGTCAGGAAGTTCATGGGGCTCCAAAGTGGCAGAGGGGGAAGATAGCTAGAGCCTTGGCTGGCAGACTTGCCATAGCCGCTAGGGTTGATGCCTTCTCAGGCATATATGTGGGCGATCAGTTAAAGGAAGACCTTTATAAGAGGATTGAGGAGATCAAAAAGCTTTATCCAAAGCCTATTAAGAGGCGTGTTGAGGTTAAGGAGAGGGGGAAAGCTAGGAGGAGGCGGTGA
- a CDS encoding dihydroorotate dehydrogenase: MDVDISTEIANLKIRNPLILASGILGTTGAILKRIAMAGAGAVTTKSVSKNPRTGFPNPTVVKLEYGLINAIGLSNPGIHEFKDEIRVAREGGVPVIVSVFGGETGEFSEVAYQAEEAGADAIELNLSCPHGPNIQYGQDPKLTYEVVNAVKSTVKIPVFAKLTPEVTDIVKIGLSAEKAGADAITAINTLKAMIIDIKIAKPILSNIYGGLSGKAIKPVAIRCVYQLYEALSIPIIGVGGVTSYEDAIEFIMAGASAVQIGSAIAFKGIEIFKEIEKGIIDFMESEGYKSVKEMIGLAHKR, encoded by the coding sequence TTGGATGTGGATATAAGCACTGAAATAGCAAACTTGAAAATTAGAAACCCACTAATACTCGCATCAGGGATACTTGGAACAACGGGGGCCATATTAAAGAGAATTGCAATGGCTGGCGCTGGAGCCGTTACAACAAAATCGGTTAGCAAAAATCCAAGAACAGGATTCCCAAACCCCACAGTAGTAAAACTCGAGTATGGATTAATAAATGCCATTGGACTATCAAACCCCGGAATACATGAATTTAAAGACGAAATAAGAGTAGCGAGGGAGGGGGGAGTTCCAGTAATAGTATCCGTATTTGGAGGGGAAACAGGGGAATTCTCTGAAGTAGCCTATCAAGCTGAAGAGGCAGGGGCTGACGCAATAGAACTAAATCTATCATGCCCACATGGACCAAACATACAATATGGACAAGACCCAAAACTAACATATGAAGTAGTAAATGCCGTAAAGAGCACAGTAAAAATACCAGTATTTGCAAAACTAACACCAGAAGTAACAGACATAGTAAAGATAGGGTTAAGCGCAGAGAAGGCTGGTGCAGACGCCATAACAGCAATAAACACATTAAAAGCAATGATAATAGACATAAAAATCGCTAAACCAATACTATCAAACATATATGGAGGGTTAAGTGGGAAAGCCATAAAACCAGTAGCCATAAGATGTGTATACCAATTATATGAAGCATTAAGCATACCGATAATTGGAGTTGGAGGGGTAACAAGCTATGAAGATGCCATAGAATTCATCATGGCTGGGGCCAGCGCAGTACAAATAGGATCTGCAATAGCATTTAAGGGAATCGAAATATTCAAGGAAATTGAAAAGGGAATTATAGACTTCATGGAAAGCGAAGGATATAAATCAGTAAAGGAAATGATAGGATTAGCGCATAAGAGGTGA
- a CDS encoding dihydroorotate dehydrogenase electron transfer subunit: MKTMPSRIIAVKDEGKDRRTITILNKEVAEKAHPGQFIMVWIPGVDEIPMGISHIGKEEISFTVHRIGEATNALYNKKVNEYIGVRGPYGRGFEEVNGKIIAIGGGTGIAPLMPLIRRLCEKSGNNVTVINGAKNVDEMIFKEELNELARLEKIRYMPVTEDGSLGYKGLATTLLEETLKKGEIPNEIYVCGPEAMIKRVLEIALEKGLHIQASVERYMKCAIGICGSCIMDPIGIRVCVEGPVIPLETLAKITELGAYKRDSSGRKIKI, from the coding sequence ATGAAAACGATGCCATCAAGAATAATAGCAGTAAAGGATGAAGGAAAAGACAGAAGAACAATAACAATACTAAATAAGGAGGTAGCTGAAAAAGCCCATCCAGGACAATTCATAATGGTCTGGATACCAGGAGTAGATGAAATACCAATGGGAATATCACACATAGGGAAAGAGGAAATATCATTCACAGTACATAGAATAGGTGAAGCTACAAATGCGCTCTACAACAAAAAGGTGAATGAATACATTGGAGTTAGAGGGCCTTATGGAAGAGGCTTTGAAGAAGTCAATGGAAAAATAATTGCCATTGGTGGGGGAACAGGCATCGCACCACTAATGCCACTAATTAGGAGATTATGTGAAAAAAGTGGAAACAACGTTACAGTTATAAATGGAGCTAAAAATGTTGATGAAATGATATTTAAAGAGGAACTGAATGAACTGGCAAGACTGGAAAAGATCAGATATATGCCAGTAACGGAGGATGGAAGCCTAGGATATAAGGGATTAGCAACAACCCTACTCGAAGAGACTCTGAAGAAGGGGGAAATACCCAATGAAATATACGTATGCGGACCTGAAGCCATGATAAAGAGAGTGTTAGAAATAGCATTGGAAAAAGGTTTACACATCCAAGCATCAGTGGAAAGGTATATGAAATGCGCCATTGGAATATGCGGCTCATGTATCATGGACCCAATAGGGATAAGAGTATGCGTAGAGGGACCAGTAATACCATTAGAGACTCTGGCAAAAATAACTGAGCTAGGCGCATATAAGAGGGATTCATCAGGAAGGAAGATAAAAATATGA
- a CDS encoding 30S ribosomal protein S30e, with product MPSHGSLTKAGKVRSATPKIPAKPRRNSPPRLRCRKIYFRREVMGGVPWRKEKS from the coding sequence ATGCCAAGCCATGGATCGCTAACAAAAGCTGGAAAAGTAAGGTCGGCAACCCCAAAAATACCAGCTAAACCAAGGAGAAACTCCCCTCCAAGATTAAGATGTAGAAAAATATACTTTAGACGCGAAGTTATGGGAGGAGTCCCTTGGAGGAAGGAGAAATCCTAA
- a CDS encoding CopG family ribbon-helix-helix protein encodes MAKIVRTGVAFRKETLKILNEYMDKTGMKNRSRIIDEALRLYLSDRGIMMEEGMFGGVIAVYFEHEAEQKLTELQHEFLDIVISNTHVHLDAENCMEAILVKGDIRKIKEFMLKIEGVKGLKAMRSSFFKIM; translated from the coding sequence TTGGCAAAAATAGTAAGAACTGGTGTAGCATTTAGGAAAGAGACTTTGAAAATACTCAATGAATATATGGATAAGACGGGGATGAAAAATAGATCCAGAATAATTGATGAAGCATTGAGATTATACCTCTCAGACAGAGGGATTATGATGGAGGAGGGGATGTTTGGAGGAGTAATAGCAGTATACTTTGAACATGAAGCAGAACAAAAATTAACAGAATTACAACATGAATTTCTAGATATAGTCATATCAAATACGCATGTACATTTAGATGCGGAGAACTGTATGGAAGCAATACTTGTGAAGGGGGATATACGTAAAATAAAGGAGTTTATGCTGAAAATAGAGGGGGTTAAAGGGTTAAAAGCTATGAGGAGTAGCTTTTTCAAAATAATGTAA
- a CDS encoding asparagine synthetase A: MSFNSAVLRHLTIGAPKFKCIFKIQDCILSSIRSFLRSEGFIEILAPIIGPCTDPGIRGAKQVSIDYYGSKFKVMSSMILYKQMMIRCYPKIFALSPNIRIEPLEAVSTGRHLVEFRQIDLEVAYAKCEDMFDLAERLLKNVVDDVLANCSNELKFLGRELVPLKIPFKCYTYDEAVKLLSSMGYHVSYGCEIPWNAEEVLSFLHKEPFWITNYPISARGFYYLEDESRPGLLRDFDLMYPEGYGEAVSGGEREYRYEFIVERMRRTGEDPSNYSWYLEMLKDGVPPSAGFGIGVERLTRYICGLKYVWDAVPFPKIPGVISP; the protein is encoded by the coding sequence ATGTCATTTAACTCTGCTGTCCTTAGGCATTTAACGATTGGGGCGCCTAAGTTTAAATGCATCTTTAAGATTCAAGACTGCATTTTGTCTTCAATTAGAAGTTTCCTTAGAAGTGAGGGGTTTATAGAGATTCTAGCACCAATAATAGGGCCATGTACCGATCCTGGAATACGTGGGGCTAAGCAAGTTTCAATAGATTATTATGGGTCGAAATTTAAGGTTATGAGTAGCATGATCTTGTATAAGCAGATGATGATTAGATGCTATCCGAAAATATTTGCTTTATCCCCAAATATTAGAATAGAGCCTTTGGAAGCCGTAAGTACTGGGAGGCATTTAGTTGAGTTTAGGCAAATTGACTTGGAAGTTGCATATGCAAAATGTGAGGATATGTTTGATCTTGCAGAGAGACTTCTAAAGAATGTTGTTGATGATGTTTTGGCAAACTGTTCCAATGAGCTTAAATTTCTTGGTAGAGAATTGGTTCCATTAAAAATTCCATTCAAATGTTACACCTATGATGAAGCTGTGAAGCTTCTGTCATCCATGGGGTATCATGTAAGTTACGGCTGCGAAATACCATGGAATGCTGAGGAAGTATTGTCATTTCTCCATAAAGAGCCTTTCTGGATAACAAATTATCCCATCAGTGCCCGTGGCTTCTATTACTTGGAGGATGAGAGTAGGCCTGGATTATTAAGGGATTTTGATTTAATGTATCCAGAGGGTTATGGGGAAGCTGTGTCTGGTGGTGAAAGGGAGTATAGGTATGAGTTCATTGTTGAGAGGATGAGGAGGACTGGTGAAGATCCTTCAAATTATAGCTGGTATCTTGAAATGTTGAAGGATGGTGTTCCGCCATCAGCTGGCTTTGGGATAGGTGTGGAGAGGCTAACAAGATATATTTGTGGGTTGAAATACGTGTGGGATGCTGTACCATTTCCAAAAATTCCTGGAGTCATATCCCCCTAA
- a CDS encoding ORC1-type DNA replication protein yields MSKKLDDIFTSVIHSRIFKNRELLRPDYIPDELPHREKQITAIAKVLAPLLQDQRPSNMFLYGLTGTGKTAVAKYVLEGIKARKEVSGKILTAYVNCRYEDTDYRVLAALNEAIGIHIPFTGLATAEVYKRFLNGLDKKKVSMVVVLDEIDGLVKKCGDELLYKLTRINTELKNSKLCVIGITNDLKFTEFLSARVLSSLGEEEVVFPPYTAPELEDILLRRVEKAFRSGVLEDGVIQLCAALAAKEHGDARRALELLRIAGEIAERNGQDKVTIENVKQAYKEIEKDRVIEAITSLPLHSKILLLSIYMLQLEMGRREATTGEIYDTYKTFCEKIKIDPLTQRRIGDLINELDTLGIINVKLVSRGRYGRTKIIKIGVNERSLREGLLSDEKISNLIK; encoded by the coding sequence TTGTCTAAGAAACTTGATGACATTTTCACAAGCGTCATTCATTCACGAATATTCAAAAATAGGGAACTACTTAGACCAGACTATATACCAGATGAACTCCCACATAGGGAAAAACAGATAACGGCTATTGCAAAGGTGCTTGCACCACTACTTCAAGATCAAAGACCCTCAAACATGTTCCTATACGGATTAACTGGAACAGGTAAAACGGCCGTGGCAAAATATGTTCTAGAGGGGATTAAAGCTAGAAAGGAAGTTTCAGGGAAAATTCTAACAGCATACGTAAATTGTAGATATGAAGACACAGATTATAGAGTACTTGCAGCATTAAATGAGGCAATAGGGATACATATACCATTCACAGGATTAGCCACAGCGGAAGTATACAAACGGTTCTTAAACGGATTAGACAAGAAAAAGGTATCGATGGTAGTAGTGCTAGATGAGATAGATGGACTGGTTAAGAAATGCGGGGATGAACTACTATACAAACTTACAAGGATAAATACTGAACTCAAAAATAGCAAACTATGCGTAATAGGAATAACAAATGATCTGAAATTCACAGAGTTCCTAAGCGCCAGAGTTTTAAGCAGCCTCGGGGAGGAGGAAGTGGTTTTCCCACCATATACTGCACCAGAACTTGAAGACATACTTTTAAGAAGAGTGGAAAAAGCATTCAGAAGTGGAGTCTTGGAGGATGGAGTAATACAGTTATGCGCAGCATTAGCTGCAAAAGAGCATGGAGACGCCAGGAGGGCATTGGAGCTTTTAAGGATAGCTGGCGAAATAGCTGAGAGGAATGGTCAAGACAAAGTAACCATAGAAAATGTGAAACAAGCATATAAGGAGATAGAGAAGGATAGAGTAATAGAAGCCATAACAAGTCTACCACTACACTCAAAAATTCTCCTATTATCAATATACATGTTGCAATTGGAGATGGGTAGGAGGGAAGCAACCACGGGGGAAATATATGATACATACAAAACATTCTGTGAAAAAATCAAAATAGATCCACTAACACAGAGGAGGATTGGAGACCTAATAAACGAGCTTGACACACTAGGAATAATAAATGTGAAGTTGGTGAGTAGGGGGAGGTATGGAAGGACAAAGATAATAAAGATTGGTGTAAATGAGAGAAGCCTTAGAGAAGGATTATTAAGTGATGAAAAAATATCAAACTTAATAAAGTAG
- a CDS encoding DUF99 family protein has product MKILTFEDGKFVGKGFGKTLLIGLKTEDTLIEDIYFREIEIDGLDATEKAIEIINEAKPIDIILLNGISYAGFNLIDAEKIWMNLGKPLIIYTKKKPDNKKVISALIKHFPDWRIRWDIIKNTLKASRGVHQVKIKSREKPVYIEVIGIGLEEATTILKNNTIWGRTPEPIRIIEIIAGESSKVYLQVKNK; this is encoded by the coding sequence ATGAAGATACTAACATTTGAGGATGGGAAGTTTGTTGGAAAGGGGTTTGGGAAGACATTACTGATAGGTTTGAAGACAGAAGACACATTAATTGAAGACATCTATTTTAGGGAGATTGAAATCGATGGGCTTGATGCAACTGAAAAGGCCATTGAAATAATAAATGAAGCAAAACCAATAGATATAATACTTCTAAATGGAATATCCTACGCCGGATTCAACTTAATAGATGCTGAGAAAATATGGATGAACCTAGGAAAACCACTAATAATATACACTAAGAAGAAGCCAGATAATAAGAAGGTTATATCAGCATTAATAAAACATTTCCCAGACTGGCGTATAAGATGGGATATAATAAAAAACACTCTAAAAGCATCAAGAGGGGTACATCAAGTAAAGATAAAGAGTCGCGAAAAACCAGTCTACATTGAAGTCATAGGGATAGGATTAGAAGAAGCAACAACAATATTGAAGAATAACACCATATGGGGAAGAACGCCGGAACCAATAAGAATAATAGAAATCATAGCTGGAGAATCATCAAAAGTATACCTGCAAGTTAAAAATAAATAG
- a CDS encoding arsenate reductase ArsC: MRGRWIDLKTVLFVCVENSFRSQIAEAYFNKYAPKGWTAISAGIKPADKVHPNAVKLMLEEGIDISHKKPQMITRELQEKADVAVIVCSGALCPIVYSRYVEEWNMPDPANMPLDEARKIRDAIKEKVLDLIKRLTESKDQF, encoded by the coding sequence TTGAGGGGGAGATGGATAGACTTGAAAACTGTCTTATTCGTATGTGTTGAAAACAGTTTTAGAAGTCAAATTGCTGAAGCTTACTTTAACAAGTATGCTCCTAAGGGCTGGACTGCCATAAGTGCTGGAATAAAACCAGCAGATAAAGTTCATCCAAATGCTGTAAAGCTAATGCTTGAGGAAGGCATAGACATAAGCCATAAAAAACCACAAATGATTACGAGGGAGCTTCAGGAAAAGGCTGATGTAGCGGTAATCGTGTGTAGTGGTGCCCTTTGTCCCATAGTATACTCCAGATATGTTGAGGAGTGGAATATGCCTGACCCAGCAAATATGCCGCTTGATGAAGCCAGGAAAATCAGAGATGCAATAAAAGAGAAAGTCTTGGACCTCATTAAAAGGCTTACTGAAAGTAAGGACCAGTTCTAA